The Burkholderia mayonis genome window below encodes:
- the rsgA gene encoding ribosome small subunit-dependent GTPase A: MKRAPTKQPAKAAARGGERVEGRVIAAHGRHYVVAPADGGPMLQCFPRGKKSDVAVGDRVVYERTSADQGVIVEIGERRNLLYRSDQFKSKLFAANLDQLLIVLATEPYFSEDLLGRALIAAEANELKPIVLLNKIDVEAALPVARERLAAYRALGYDVLELSIKGAPDDARAQLAPRLAGHSTILLGQSGMGKSTLVNLLVPDAEAATREISAALNSGRHTTTFTRLYPLADGGALIDSPGFQEFGLYHLTEGRLERAFPEFRPLLPHCRFYNCHHLHEPGCAILEAVADGKIAPSRHTLYAQLVHEASQIVR; encoded by the coding sequence ATGAAGCGCGCGCCGACGAAGCAGCCGGCCAAGGCCGCCGCGCGCGGCGGCGAGCGCGTCGAAGGACGCGTGATCGCCGCGCACGGCCGCCACTACGTCGTCGCGCCCGCCGACGGCGGCCCGATGCTGCAGTGCTTTCCGCGCGGCAAGAAGAGCGACGTCGCGGTCGGCGACCGCGTCGTCTACGAACGGACGTCGGCCGACCAGGGCGTGATCGTCGAGATCGGTGAGCGGCGCAACCTGCTCTACCGCTCCGACCAGTTCAAGTCGAAACTCTTCGCCGCGAATCTCGATCAGTTGCTGATCGTGCTCGCGACCGAGCCGTACTTCAGCGAAGACCTGCTCGGCCGCGCGCTGATCGCCGCCGAGGCGAACGAGCTGAAGCCGATCGTCTTGCTGAACAAGATCGATGTCGAAGCCGCGCTGCCGGTTGCGCGCGAGCGTTTGGCGGCGTACCGCGCGCTCGGCTACGACGTGCTCGAGCTATCGATCAAGGGCGCGCCCGACGACGCACGCGCGCAGCTCGCGCCGCGCCTCGCCGGCCATTCGACGATCCTGCTCGGCCAGTCGGGGATGGGCAAATCGACGCTCGTGAACCTGCTCGTGCCCGACGCCGAGGCGGCGACGCGCGAGATCTCCGCAGCGCTCAACAGCGGCCGCCACACGACGACGTTCACGCGCCTCTATCCGCTCGCCGACGGCGGCGCGCTGATCGATTCGCCCGGCTTCCAGGAGTTCGGGCTCTATCATCTGACGGAAGGCCGCCTCGAGCGCGCGTTCCCGGAGTTCCGGCCGCTGTTGCCGCACTGCCGTTTCTATAATTGTCATCATCTGCACGAGCCTGGCTGTGCGATCCTGGAAGCCGTCGCCGACGGCAAGATCGCGCCCTCGCGCCACACGCTGTACGCACAGCTCGTGCACGAGGCGAGCCAGATCGTCCGCTAG
- a CDS encoding DUF2007 domain-containing protein, with product MRFRAPDLATAQHWANVLDVAGVGCELHNRFAGGALGGLPIDACLPEIWLDDERDEALARRLIEAASAGPPAGATPWRCARCGETLDAQFTACWHCGANREPRDG from the coding sequence ATGCGCTTCAGGGCCCCCGATCTCGCGACCGCCCAGCACTGGGCGAACGTACTCGACGTGGCGGGCGTCGGCTGCGAGCTGCACAACCGCTTCGCGGGCGGCGCGCTCGGCGGCCTGCCGATCGACGCGTGCCTGCCGGAAATCTGGCTCGACGACGAGCGCGACGAGGCGCTCGCGCGGCGGCTGATCGAGGCGGCGTCGGCCGGGCCGCCCGCCGGCGCGACGCCGTGGCGCTGCGCGCGCTGCGGCGAGACGCTCGACGCGCAGTTCACCGCGTGCTGGCATTGCGGCGCGAACCGCGAACCGCGCGACGGCTGA
- a CDS encoding CobD/CbiB family protein, with product MTFFSVLLALIIEQVRALSPSNPVFALFQSHAESAAHGFDAGKRKHGVLAWLVVVLPWVLAAGLVYFLLYKVSFVLAFLWNVVVVYFTLGFRQFSHYFTDIHLALNNDDVPRARDILREWTGIDTVDMPVSEIVRHTLIHAVVASHRHVFGVFFWFVLPIGPAGAVLYRIAEYLARSWSVQADDRTAAFSTFAQRAFFVIDWVPARLTALGFAIVGNFEDAIYAWRNHTRQWPDPNDGVLLAAGSGALGARLAGPLAEPSSVDALAAGDSGPMTVGDDCTPRTLQSAVGLVWRAVILWMLLLLMLTIAVWVS from the coding sequence ATGACTTTCTTCTCGGTTCTCCTTGCCCTCATCATCGAACAGGTCCGCGCGCTGTCGCCGAGCAATCCGGTCTTCGCGCTGTTTCAGTCTCATGCGGAATCGGCTGCGCACGGCTTCGACGCCGGCAAGCGGAAGCATGGCGTGCTCGCGTGGCTCGTCGTCGTGCTGCCCTGGGTGCTTGCCGCCGGGCTCGTTTATTTCCTGCTGTACAAGGTGAGCTTCGTGCTCGCGTTTCTCTGGAATGTCGTCGTCGTGTACTTTACGCTCGGCTTCCGGCAGTTCAGCCATTACTTCACCGACATCCACCTCGCGCTCAACAACGACGATGTGCCGCGCGCGCGCGACATCCTGCGCGAATGGACGGGCATCGACACGGTCGACATGCCGGTCAGCGAGATCGTCCGCCATACGCTGATCCATGCGGTCGTCGCGTCGCACCGCCACGTGTTCGGCGTGTTCTTCTGGTTCGTGTTGCCGATCGGCCCCGCGGGCGCGGTGCTGTACCGGATCGCCGAATATCTGGCGCGTAGCTGGTCGGTGCAGGCGGACGACCGCACCGCGGCGTTCTCGACGTTCGCGCAGCGTGCGTTCTTCGTGATCGACTGGGTGCCGGCGCGCCTGACCGCGCTCGGCTTCGCGATCGTCGGCAACTTCGAGGATGCGATCTACGCGTGGCGCAATCACACGCGACAGTGGCCCGACCCGAACGACGGCGTGCTGCTCGCGGCCGGCAGCGGCGCGCTTGGCGCGCGGCTCGCAGGCCCGCTCGCGGAGCCGTCGAGCGTCGATGCGCTGGCGGCCGGCGACAGCGGCCCGATGACCGTCGGCGACGACTGCACGCCGCGCACGCTGCAGTCGGCCGTCGGCCTCGTGTGGCGCGCGGTGATCCTGTGGATGCTGCTCCTGCTGATGCTGACGATCGCCGTCTGGGTGTCGTGA
- a CDS encoding CoA pyrophosphatase yields MIRRPIIDPEVLPIETTGAGLPAVPPPLLTPEGLRDRFARPLEWMQEPAEAQLVEGVDPRSAAVLVPIVMRERGLTVLLTQRADHLNDHAGQISFPGGRREPDDLDANATALREAHEEIALARERVELLGALPDYLTGTGFCVTPVVALVHPPFTVQADTLEVAEIFEVPLDFLMNPAHHQVRVFRWEGGERRFFAMPYPRGPVGGQYFIWGATAGMLRNLYRFLAA; encoded by the coding sequence TTGATCCGTCGCCCCATCATCGACCCCGAAGTGCTGCCGATCGAGACGACCGGCGCCGGCCTGCCGGCCGTCCCGCCGCCGTTGCTGACGCCGGAGGGCCTGCGCGACCGTTTCGCGCGACCGCTCGAATGGATGCAGGAACCTGCCGAGGCGCAACTCGTCGAAGGCGTCGATCCGCGCAGCGCGGCCGTACTCGTGCCGATCGTCATGCGCGAGCGCGGCTTGACCGTGCTGCTCACGCAGCGCGCCGACCACCTGAACGACCACGCCGGCCAGATCAGCTTTCCGGGCGGGCGCCGCGAGCCCGACGATCTCGATGCGAACGCGACCGCGCTGCGCGAGGCGCACGAGGAGATCGCACTCGCGCGCGAGCGCGTCGAATTGCTGGGTGCGCTGCCCGACTATCTGACGGGTACTGGCTTTTGCGTGACGCCCGTCGTCGCGCTCGTGCATCCGCCTTTCACGGTGCAGGCGGACACGCTCGAAGTGGCCGAGATCTTCGAAGTGCCGCTCGATTTTCTGATGAATCCCGCGCATCATCAGGTGCGGGTGTTTCGCTGGGAGGGCGGCGAGCGCCGTTTCTTCGCGATGCCGTATCCGCGCGGCCCGGTCGGCGGCCAGTACTTCATCTGGGGGGCGACGGCCGGCATGCTGCGCAACCTGTACCGCTTCCTCGCGGCCTAG
- a CDS encoding GNAT family N-acetyltransferase, with protein sequence MTTAYALCSIRYNDAPEALRRQFALLHQRVDPDDACEPGDTAPVIHDPRLDAMSFYVSAPKSIDIVSYAAIVRKTISHAGERFSIGGLSWVATDPAHRRAGLGTRTVAAATQWMEASGIDIGVFTCDPPLASFYARAGRWPIASRVTLIGSHADGALRSDALNKIVLMRLFSAKAQAAAAELSHATIDLDLPLGQFL encoded by the coding sequence ATGACGACCGCCTACGCACTCTGCTCGATTCGCTATAACGACGCGCCCGAAGCGCTTCGGCGCCAGTTCGCCCTGCTGCACCAACGCGTCGATCCCGACGACGCATGCGAACCCGGCGACACGGCGCCCGTGATCCACGACCCGCGCCTCGACGCGATGTCGTTCTATGTGTCGGCGCCGAAGAGCATCGACATCGTCAGCTACGCAGCGATCGTGCGCAAGACGATTTCGCACGCGGGCGAACGCTTTTCGATCGGCGGCCTCAGTTGGGTCGCGACCGATCCCGCCCACCGGCGCGCGGGGCTCGGAACGCGCACGGTCGCGGCGGCGACGCAGTGGATGGAAGCGAGCGGCATCGACATCGGCGTGTTCACGTGCGATCCGCCGCTCGCGAGCTTCTATGCGCGAGCCGGCCGCTGGCCGATCGCCTCGCGTGTCACGCTGATCGGCAGCCATGCGGACGGCGCACTGCGCAGCGACGCGCTGAACAAGATCGTCCTGATGCGACTGTTTTCGGCGAAGGCTCAGGCAGCCGCAGCGGAACTGAGCCACGCGACGATCGATCTCGATCTGCCGCTCGGCCAGTTTCTATGA
- the rplS gene encoding 50S ribosomal protein L19, whose product MNLIEKLEQEEIERALAGKTIPEFAPGDTVIVNVNVVEGSRKRVQAYEGVVIAKRNRGLNSSFIVRKISSGEGVERTFQTYSPLLASIVVKRRGDVRRAKLYYLRERSGKSARIKEKLVSKDRAAAAKQ is encoded by the coding sequence ATGAATCTGATTGAAAAACTTGAGCAGGAAGAGATCGAGCGCGCGCTCGCAGGCAAGACGATCCCCGAATTCGCCCCGGGCGACACGGTGATCGTGAACGTGAACGTGGTGGAAGGTAGCCGCAAGCGCGTTCAGGCTTACGAAGGCGTCGTGATCGCGAAGCGCAACCGTGGTCTGAACTCGTCGTTCATCGTCCGCAAGATTTCGTCGGGCGAAGGCGTCGAGCGTACGTTCCAGACGTACTCGCCGCTCTTGGCGAGCATCGTCGTGAAGCGTCGCGGCGACGTGCGTCGCGCGAAGCTGTACTACCTGCGCGAGCGTTCGGGCAAGTCGGCTCGGATCAAGGAAAAGCTGGTGTCGAAGGATCGCGCCGCTGCTGCGAAACAGTAA
- the trmD gene encoding tRNA (guanosine(37)-N1)-methyltransferase TrmD, which produces MDEATQSAIQFDVVTLFPEMFRALTDWGITSRAVKQGRFGLRTWNPRDFTADNYRTVDDRPYGGGPGMVMLAKPLEAAIGAAKAAQAAQGAATSRVVMMSPQGAPLTHDRVMRMVAEPGVVLLCGRYEAIDQRLIDRCVDEELSLGDFVLSGGELPAMALMDAVVRQLPGVLNDAQSAVQDSFADGLLDCPHYTRPEEYEGVRVPDVLLGGHHAEIERWRRQEALRNTLAKRPDLIARARREKLLSRADEAWLASLAKEAKQAF; this is translated from the coding sequence ATGGACGAAGCCACGCAGAGCGCGATCCAGTTCGACGTCGTCACACTCTTTCCGGAGATGTTTCGCGCGTTGACCGACTGGGGCATTACGAGCCGCGCGGTGAAGCAGGGGCGGTTTGGCTTGCGTACGTGGAATCCGCGCGATTTCACGGCCGACAACTACCGCACCGTCGACGATCGTCCGTACGGCGGTGGTCCCGGCATGGTGATGCTCGCGAAGCCGCTCGAGGCGGCGATCGGCGCGGCGAAGGCCGCGCAGGCGGCGCAAGGTGCTGCGACGTCGCGCGTCGTGATGATGTCGCCGCAAGGCGCGCCGCTCACGCACGACCGCGTGATGCGGATGGTCGCGGAGCCGGGTGTCGTGCTGCTGTGCGGTCGCTACGAGGCGATCGACCAGCGCCTGATCGATCGTTGCGTCGACGAGGAACTGAGCCTCGGCGACTTCGTGCTGTCGGGCGGCGAATTGCCGGCGATGGCGCTGATGGACGCCGTCGTGCGCCAGCTTCCGGGCGTGTTGAACGATGCTCAGTCGGCGGTGCAGGACAGCTTTGCCGACGGGCTGCTCGATTGCCCGCACTACACGCGCCCCGAGGAATACGAGGGCGTGCGCGTGCCGGACGTGCTGCTCGGTGGGCACCATGCCGAGATCGAGCGCTGGCGTCGGCAGGAAGCGTTGAGAAATACTCTGGCGAAGCGCCCTGATCTGATTGCGCGGGCGCGTCGCGAAAAGTTGCTGAGCCGGGCCGACGAGGCGTGGCTTGCAAGTCTCGCGAAAGAAGCGAAGCAGGCCTTCTGA
- the rimM gene encoding ribosome maturation factor RimM (Essential for efficient processing of 16S rRNA), with the protein MAGHDSGSVKRGRSPSFGVFVRKPVERAPTKEAGGGAADSEAIRIDTAQSWPDDAVEVGAVVDAYGLKGWVKLAAHAGAGRGGDALLEARDWWLQKGAERKFARITQAKLHGDAIVAHPAGSADRDAALALRGFRVFVRRDDFPALADGEFYWVDLIGLDVVNEAGVALGKIADMIDNGVHSIMRVEYPTTGKDGRPVVGERLIPFVGVYVKAVEQAAGRIVVDWEADY; encoded by the coding sequence ATGGCTGGTCACGACTCCGGTAGCGTAAAGCGCGGGCGGTCGCCGTCGTTCGGCGTATTCGTCCGCAAGCCCGTCGAGCGCGCGCCCACGAAAGAGGCGGGCGGCGGCGCGGCTGATTCGGAAGCAATTCGCATCGACACGGCGCAGTCGTGGCCGGACGATGCGGTCGAGGTTGGCGCGGTCGTCGATGCGTACGGCCTCAAAGGCTGGGTCAAGCTCGCGGCCCACGCCGGTGCGGGGCGAGGCGGCGATGCGCTCCTCGAGGCCCGCGATTGGTGGCTGCAAAAAGGCGCGGAGCGTAAATTCGCGCGCATCACGCAAGCGAAGTTGCATGGCGACGCCATCGTCGCGCATCCGGCCGGCTCCGCCGATCGCGATGCGGCACTCGCGTTGCGCGGTTTCCGCGTGTTCGTGCGTCGCGACGATTTCCCCGCGCTCGCCGACGGCGAGTTCTACTGGGTCGACCTGATCGGCCTCGACGTCGTCAACGAGGCGGGCGTCGCGCTCGGCAAGATCGCCGACATGATCGACAACGGCGTGCATTCGATCATGCGCGTCGAATATCCGACGACCGGCAAGGACGGCCGGCCGGTGGTCGGCGAGCGGCTGATTCCGTTCGTCGGCGTGTACGTGAAAGCGGTCGAGCAGGCGGCGGGGCGCATCGTCGTCGACTGGGAAGCCGATTACTGA
- the rpsP gene encoding 30S ribosomal protein S16 — translation MVIIRLARGGSKKRPFYNIVATDSRNRRDGRFIERVGFYNPVATKGEALRIAQDRLTYWQGVGAQLSPTVERLVKQAQKAQPAA, via the coding sequence ATGGTCATCATCCGTCTGGCTCGCGGCGGCTCGAAGAAGCGCCCGTTCTACAACATCGTCGCTACCGATTCGCGCAACCGTCGCGACGGCCGCTTCATCGAGCGCGTCGGCTTCTACAACCCGGTCGCGACGAAGGGCGAAGCACTGCGCATCGCTCAAGACCGTCTGACGTACTGGCAAGGCGTCGGCGCGCAACTGTCGCCGACCGTCGAGCGTCTCGTCAAGCAAGCGCAAAAGGCGCAGCCGGCTGCCTAA
- a CDS encoding PQQ-dependent sugar dehydrogenase, with the protein MRPLIPLSRIVSSDLPTLLRTAAAACLVLATTAASAALPIDELSVPPGFRVQVLADDVPAAREMAWSPRGILYVGSMEGHVHALVVRDGHVRTHHVIASGLEMPVGVAYRDGALYVSAVSRILRLDRIDERLAAPPKPVVVTNALPTERHHGWKFIAFGPDGKLYVPTGAPCNICVADRDRYAMIGRMNPDGSGYEVYARGVRNTVGFAWHPATGELWFTDNGRDLMGDDRPDDKLNRAPRAGLDFGYPFCHGGDVLDPQFGHGHTCASYVPPVLKLGAHVAALGMRFYTGDMFPPEYRNNIFIAEHGSWNRSRKVGYRVMRVIASPDGRSAHQEAFVQGWLRPDESVWGRPADVLPLPDGSLLISDDHAGAIYRITYDATH; encoded by the coding sequence ATGCGTCCGCTCATCCCCCTGTCGCGCATCGTTTCCTCAGACCTGCCGACGCTGCTACGCACCGCTGCGGCCGCCTGTCTCGTTCTCGCCACAACCGCCGCATCCGCCGCACTGCCGATCGACGAGTTGAGCGTGCCGCCCGGCTTTCGCGTCCAGGTGCTCGCCGACGACGTGCCCGCCGCGCGTGAAATGGCGTGGTCGCCGCGCGGAATTCTGTACGTCGGCAGCATGGAGGGCCACGTGCATGCGCTCGTCGTGCGCGACGGCCATGTGCGGACGCACCATGTGATCGCGTCGGGACTCGAGATGCCGGTCGGCGTCGCGTATCGCGATGGCGCGCTGTACGTATCGGCCGTGTCGCGAATTCTGCGCCTCGATCGGATCGACGAACGGCTCGCCGCGCCGCCAAAGCCCGTCGTCGTCACGAACGCGCTGCCGACCGAGCGTCATCATGGCTGGAAATTCATCGCGTTCGGCCCTGACGGCAAGCTCTACGTGCCGACGGGCGCGCCGTGCAACATCTGTGTCGCCGACCGCGACCGCTACGCGATGATCGGCCGGATGAACCCCGACGGCAGCGGCTACGAGGTCTACGCGCGCGGCGTGCGCAACACGGTCGGCTTCGCATGGCATCCGGCGACGGGCGAGCTCTGGTTCACCGACAACGGCCGCGACCTGATGGGCGACGATCGCCCCGACGACAAGCTGAACCGCGCGCCGCGCGCGGGCCTCGACTTCGGCTATCCGTTCTGCCATGGCGGCGACGTGCTCGATCCGCAGTTCGGGCACGGCCACACGTGCGCAAGCTACGTGCCGCCCGTGCTCAAGCTGGGCGCGCACGTCGCCGCGCTCGGCATGCGCTTCTACACGGGCGACATGTTCCCGCCCGAATACCGCAACAACATCTTCATCGCCGAGCATGGCTCGTGGAATCGCAGCCGCAAGGTCGGCTACCGGGTCATGCGCGTGATCGCCTCGCCGGACGGCCGGTCCGCGCACCAGGAAGCGTTCGTCCAGGGATGGTTGAGACCCGACGAAAGCGTCTGGGGCCGCCCGGCGGACGTGCTGCCACTGCCGGACGGATCGCTTCTCATCAGCGACGACCATGCGGGCGCGATCTACCGGATCACCTATGATGCGACGCATTGA
- a CDS encoding NINE protein, translating into MSSSTSTPPRFRSKTLTALLALLFGSLGAHRFYLYGWTDLAGWAHLLATSIGIPGFLLLAASGRTAALGWWLAVPGAISLLAAFLAALVYGLRADDKWDTQFNAATGRHSRSGWGVVFVVIFSLLIGAFLLMTGLALAFQTYFESQVEAAKQISQ; encoded by the coding sequence ATGTCCAGCAGCACGTCCACGCCGCCCCGCTTTCGCTCGAAGACGCTCACCGCACTGCTCGCACTCCTGTTCGGTTCGCTCGGCGCACACCGTTTCTATCTGTACGGCTGGACGGACCTCGCCGGCTGGGCGCATTTGCTCGCGACGAGCATCGGCATCCCCGGGTTCCTGCTGCTCGCGGCGTCGGGACGCACGGCCGCGCTCGGCTGGTGGCTCGCCGTGCCGGGCGCGATATCGCTGCTCGCCGCGTTCCTCGCCGCGCTCGTCTACGGGCTGCGCGCCGATGACAAATGGGACACACAATTCAACGCCGCCACGGGCCGCCACAGCCGCTCCGGCTGGGGCGTCGTGTTCGTCGTGATCTTTTCGTTGCTGATCGGGGCGTTCCTGTTGATGACGGGGCTCGCGCTCGCGTTCCAGACCTATTTCGAATCACAGGTCGAGGCCGCGAAGCAGATCTCGCAATGA
- a CDS encoding PA0069 family radical SAM protein — protein sequence MSDRSDVEYPVAPPVPRKGRGAVDNLQGRYETVAREVIDDGWARDDEREPPVPLRTQVFEERARTILTRNASPDIPFNVSLNPYRGCEHGCIYCFARPTHSYLGLSPGLDFESRIYAKVNAAELLERELAKPRYVPEPIALGVNTDAYQPVERELRITRQVIQVMHDNGQPFAAITKSSLIERDLDLLARMAERQQVMAAVTITTLDPELARALEPRAATPARRLRTIRALRDAGVPVGVSVAPMIPFVTEPDLERVLEACADAGATHASYIVLRLPWEVAPLFAEWLAAHFPDRAERVMARVRDMRGGKDYDSDFSWRMKGEGIWADLLRQRFRMAAKRCGLNERTHGILDFSQFRAPQRLKPPKPLALPSSARKADDGSQLSLF from the coding sequence ATGAGCGATCGATCCGACGTCGAATATCCGGTGGCGCCGCCCGTGCCCCGCAAGGGGCGCGGCGCGGTGGACAACCTGCAGGGGCGCTACGAGACCGTCGCGCGCGAGGTGATCGACGACGGCTGGGCGCGCGACGACGAACGCGAGCCGCCTGTCCCGTTGCGCACACAGGTGTTCGAGGAGCGCGCGAGAACGATTCTCACGCGCAACGCATCGCCGGACATCCCGTTCAACGTGTCGCTGAATCCGTACCGCGGCTGCGAGCACGGCTGCATCTACTGCTTCGCGCGGCCGACGCACAGCTATCTTGGACTGTCGCCGGGGCTCGATTTCGAGAGCCGGATCTACGCGAAGGTGAACGCGGCGGAATTGCTCGAGCGCGAGCTCGCGAAGCCGCGTTACGTGCCGGAGCCGATCGCGCTCGGCGTGAATACCGACGCGTATCAGCCAGTCGAGCGCGAACTGCGGATCACGCGGCAGGTGATCCAGGTGATGCACGATAACGGGCAACCGTTCGCCGCGATCACCAAGTCGTCGTTGATCGAGCGGGATCTCGACCTGCTCGCGCGGATGGCCGAGCGTCAGCAGGTGATGGCGGCCGTCACGATCACGACGCTCGATCCCGAACTCGCGCGCGCGCTCGAGCCGCGCGCCGCGACGCCTGCGCGCCGGCTGCGGACGATCCGTGCGCTGCGCGACGCGGGTGTTCCGGTCGGCGTGAGCGTCGCGCCGATGATCCCGTTCGTCACCGAGCCCGATCTCGAGCGCGTGCTGGAGGCGTGCGCGGACGCGGGCGCGACGCATGCAAGCTATATCGTGCTGCGGCTGCCGTGGGAGGTCGCGCCGCTTTTCGCAGAATGGCTTGCCGCGCATTTCCCGGATCGCGCGGAGCGGGTGATGGCACGTGTGCGGGACATGCGCGGCGGCAAGGACTACGACTCCGATTTCAGCTGGCGGATGAAGGGCGAAGGGATATGGGCGGATCTGCTCAGGCAGCGCTTCCGGATGGCGGCCAAGCGCTGCGGACTGAACGAGCGCACGCATGGCATTCTCGATTTTTCGCAGTTTCGCGCGCCGCAGCGGCTGAAGCCGCCGAAGCCGCTCGCGCTGCCAAGCTCAGCGCGGAAGGCTGACGACGGTTCGCAGCTCAGCCTGTTTTGA
- a CDS encoding Lrp/AsnC ligand binding domain-containing protein translates to MRTQRQPVRALDKLDRRILKLLQEDGRMAMKDLAERVGLTVTPCIERVRRMERDGVITGYHARVDPGQLGAALLVFVEITLDHKNGNMFEQFRREVMKIDEVLECHLVSGDFDYLIKARIGEMADYRKLLGDILLQLPGAVQSKSYVVMEEIKETLMIAVDE, encoded by the coding sequence ATGAGAACTCAACGTCAGCCAGTGCGCGCGCTCGACAAGCTGGACCGGCGCATTCTGAAGCTGCTGCAAGAGGACGGCCGCATGGCGATGAAGGACCTCGCCGAGCGCGTCGGACTGACGGTCACGCCTTGCATCGAGCGGGTGCGGCGGATGGAGCGCGACGGCGTGATCACCGGCTACCACGCGCGCGTCGATCCTGGGCAGCTCGGCGCGGCGCTCCTCGTGTTCGTCGAGATCACGCTCGATCACAAGAACGGCAACATGTTCGAGCAGTTCCGCCGTGAGGTGATGAAGATCGACGAAGTGCTCGAATGCCACCTCGTGTCGGGCGATTTCGACTATCTGATCAAGGCGCGGATCGGCGAGATGGCCGACTACCGGAAGCTGCTCGGCGACATCCTGCTGCAACTGCCGGGCGCCGTGCAGTCGAAGAGCTACGTCGTGATGGAGGAAATCAAGGAGACGCTGATGATCGCGGTCGACGAGTGA
- a CDS encoding D-amino acid dehydrogenase — protein MRVVILGSGVVGVASAYYLARAGHEVTVIDREAGPALDTSFANAGQISPGYAAPWAAPGVPLKAVKWMFEKHAPLAIRLDGTRFQLQWMWQMLRNCTTERYALNKGRMVRLAEYSRDCLQALRAETCIQYEGRTGGTLQVFRTQQQLDGAAKDIAVLRDANVPFELLSRDELKKAEPALAAVSHKLTGGLRLPGDETGDCQLFTTRLAALAEQLGVKFRFNTSIDALAIAGGKIAGVQCGGEMVRADAYVVALGSYSTNLVANLVKIPVYPLKGYSITAPIVDAAKAPVSTVLDETYKIAITRFDDRIRVGGMAEIVGFDKRLRQARRETLEMCVNDLFPGGGDTANASFWTGLRPMTPDGTPIVGRTPVPNLFLNTGHGTLGWTMSCGSGQLLADLMSGKKPAIRADDLSVHRYLTETDGEHRPAYA, from the coding sequence ATGCGTGTGGTTATTTTGGGCAGCGGCGTGGTCGGCGTGGCGAGCGCCTATTATCTGGCGCGCGCGGGCCACGAAGTCACGGTGATCGACCGCGAGGCCGGCCCCGCCCTCGACACGAGCTTTGCGAACGCGGGCCAGATCTCGCCCGGCTACGCGGCGCCGTGGGCTGCGCCCGGCGTGCCGCTGAAGGCGGTCAAGTGGATGTTCGAAAAGCATGCGCCGCTCGCGATCCGTCTCGACGGCACGCGCTTCCAGCTGCAATGGATGTGGCAGATGCTGCGCAACTGCACGACCGAGCGCTATGCGCTGAACAAGGGCCGCATGGTGCGCCTCGCCGAATATAGCCGCGATTGCCTGCAGGCGCTGCGAGCCGAGACGTGCATCCAGTACGAAGGCCGCACGGGCGGCACGCTGCAGGTGTTCCGCACGCAGCAGCAACTCGACGGCGCCGCGAAGGATATTGCTGTGCTGCGCGACGCGAACGTGCCGTTCGAACTGCTGTCGCGCGACGAACTAAAGAAGGCCGAACCGGCGCTCGCCGCGGTTTCGCACAAGCTGACGGGCGGGCTGCGGCTGCCGGGCGACGAAACGGGCGACTGCCAGCTCTTCACGACGCGCCTGGCCGCGCTCGCCGAGCAGCTCGGCGTGAAGTTTCGCTTCAATACGAGCATTGATGCGCTCGCGATTGCGGGCGGCAAGATCGCCGGCGTCCAGTGCGGCGGCGAGATGGTGCGCGCCGACGCGTACGTGGTCGCGCTCGGCTCGTACTCGACGAACCTCGTCGCGAATCTCGTGAAGATTCCGGTGTATCCGCTGAAGGGCTATTCGATCACCGCGCCGATCGTCGATGCCGCGAAGGCGCCCGTGTCGACCGTGCTCGACGAGACCTACAAGATCGCGATCACCCGTTTCGACGACCGCATCCGCGTCGGCGGAATGGCGGAGATCGTCGGCTTCGACAAGCGGCTGCGCCAAGCACGCCGCGAAACGCTCGAAATGTGCGTCAACGACTTGTTCCCGGGCGGCGGCGATACGGCGAATGCGTCGTTCTGGACCGGCCTGCGCCCGATGACGCCGGACGGCACGCCGATCGTCGGCCGCACGCCCGTGCCGAATCTGTTCCTCAATACGGGCCACGGCACGCTCGGTTGGACGATGTCGTGCGGCTCGGGCCAGTTGCTCGCGGACCTGATGTCCGGCAAGAAGCCCGCGATCCGCGCGGACGACCTGTCGGTGCATCGCTATCTGACCGAAACGGACGGCGAGCACCGCCCGGCATACGCATGA